One part of the Sorangiineae bacterium MSr11954 genome encodes these proteins:
- a CDS encoding DUF2809 domain-containing protein, with the protein MTTSRAFRPAAILAALLILFVGLAVRTWTGGAFAKYAGVALYASLIYALVIATAPRLLPWRAAAIALAFCWAIEFGQLTTIPASLAKQSKLARLVLGTTFNIPDLFWYAVGIAPLAYVDRMLRARASKRS; encoded by the coding sequence ATGACGACCTCTCGAGCGTTCCGCCCGGCCGCCATCCTAGCCGCGCTCCTTATCCTGTTCGTTGGGCTCGCGGTCCGGACATGGACCGGTGGAGCGTTTGCTAAATATGCCGGCGTTGCCCTCTATGCGTCGTTGATCTACGCGCTGGTGATCGCCACCGCGCCGCGTCTCTTGCCGTGGCGAGCGGCGGCGATCGCGCTGGCCTTCTGCTGGGCGATCGAATTCGGACAGCTCACGACCATTCCAGCTTCCCTTGCGAAGCAGAGCAAGCTGGCCCGCCTCGTCCTTGGCACGACGTTCAACATTCCCGACTTATTCTGGTACGCCGTAGGCATTGCGCCGCTGGCCTACGTGGACAGGATGCTCCGCGCCCGCGCTTCGAAACGATCCTGA
- a CDS encoding GFA family protein translates to MDRFTGGCLCGNVRIVASGLPYRVGICHCLDCRKHHGALFHASAIFPQDAVTIEGETRDYAGRFFCPRCGSSVFARAADEIEVSLGSLDAPDQLKPTYELWTVRRESWLPPFPLTRHYERDRVSTGRFEE, encoded by the coding sequence ATGGACCGATTCACGGGTGGTTGCCTTTGCGGCAACGTTCGAATTGTGGCGTCGGGGCTCCCTTACCGGGTCGGAATTTGTCACTGCCTCGACTGCCGCAAGCATCACGGCGCCCTTTTTCACGCTTCCGCGATATTCCCTCAGGACGCGGTGACCATCGAGGGCGAAACACGCGACTACGCGGGGCGGTTCTTCTGTCCCCGCTGCGGCTCGTCCGTTTTCGCACGCGCCGCGGACGAAATCGAAGTGAGCCTCGGATCCTTGGATGCCCCCGATCAACTGAAGCCAACCTACGAGCTTTGGACTGTCCGTCGCGAATCCTGGTTGCCGCCGTTCCCCCTCACGAGACACTACGAGCGCGATCGAGTCTCCACGGGACGCTTCGAGGAGTAG
- a CDS encoding tetratricopeptide repeat protein gives MTQAKAHYDRGLQLYDDGAYDGARVEFERAYELAPTYRILYNIGRVQKQQQDYAGAFKNFEAYLEEGGSQVPDARRVELTKEIADLRARTATVTIATNVPGADVFVDDVPVGKSPLKLAVRVNPGRRKVSAAKQGRLPATKVVEVAGSDRATVALDLAEPRTVVIMEKPPRRVPWIGWVATGVLAIGAGVAGYFAIDGNSKLSAARDRTDANPNDLTSRRNEVRALSIIADSAGAAAVIVGGVSLYYTITWGKEDARASTPNLAFGASGTF, from the coding sequence ATGACGCAGGCCAAAGCGCATTACGATCGCGGGCTCCAACTCTACGACGATGGTGCTTACGATGGCGCGCGTGTGGAGTTCGAGCGCGCGTACGAGCTGGCACCCACGTATCGTATTCTTTACAATATCGGCCGCGTTCAAAAGCAGCAGCAGGACTACGCCGGCGCGTTCAAGAACTTCGAGGCGTATCTCGAGGAGGGCGGAAGCCAGGTTCCCGACGCGCGCCGCGTCGAGCTCACCAAGGAAATCGCCGATCTCAGGGCGCGCACGGCTACGGTCACCATCGCGACCAACGTTCCCGGCGCCGACGTCTTCGTCGACGACGTGCCGGTGGGTAAGAGCCCGTTGAAGCTCGCGGTGCGCGTCAATCCAGGACGACGGAAGGTCTCCGCGGCGAAGCAGGGCCGGCTCCCGGCCACCAAGGTCGTCGAGGTGGCGGGATCGGATCGGGCGACCGTTGCGCTCGACCTCGCGGAGCCGCGCACCGTCGTCATCATGGAGAAGCCGCCGCGAAGGGTCCCGTGGATCGGATGGGTCGCGACGGGCGTGCTGGCCATTGGAGCGGGTGTCGCGGGTTACTTCGCCATCGACGGCAACTCGAAACTGAGCGCGGCGCGCGACCGAACGGACGCCAATCCAAACGATCTGACATCGCGGCGGAACGAGGTCCGCGCCCTCAGCATTATCGCCGACTCGGCCGGCGCGGCGGCGGTCATCGTCGGCGGTGTTTCACTTTACTACACCATTACGTGGGGCAAGGAAGACGCCCGAGCAAGCACCCCAAATCTCGCTTTTGGCGCCAGCGGCACGTTCTAA
- a CDS encoding ABC transporter substrate-binding protein: MAAFASSCSIFLEAESEQCSTDADCTRRGQEFDRMYCAESKVCVPNDAYCKTNAECIQRNGGEHYICRQSEHRCIDLLSPDCPTLYMTAGDLANDGVVIFGALMSPTTSPGLRASDLVLELARSEIREAAGGGLPGVGANGKRRPVVFVSCTGEVRKPSMEASANHLVNRLKVPAIIGPFGSSDVLNVASKYTLPAKVLMLTPGGSSELVANIQNRGQLLYRYDMTTPTVTSANATLLRDHVEGLIRERKGLTAHDKIKVGFLYPGDGLGWATRDLLFERLWFNGRSAADNGDYYLPSDYGDPASTATFQATTAAAASNMAGKHPDVLILDGSAGSEQMFAAILREESRDANFKPFYILPEALSRSTAIPTQIKNDEMRLRVLGDMLGPSADDPTYKRYASLIRSSPLFKPTDPLPGPHVYDAAYMLHYAAAAVGSDPLTGENIGKAMQRLSPPADISLKLGVLGVPDAFNVLSTGGRVDFQGYRGPEDFDAKGDMKVDLLFWCVPQVGTPQRETGMMFSATNGTLVGTNNCFPKPPSFAP; encoded by the coding sequence ATGGCGGCATTCGCCAGCTCGTGTTCCATCTTCCTCGAGGCCGAGAGCGAGCAGTGCTCCACCGACGCGGATTGCACGCGTCGGGGCCAGGAGTTCGATAGGATGTATTGCGCCGAGTCGAAGGTCTGCGTCCCCAACGATGCGTACTGCAAGACGAACGCCGAGTGCATCCAGCGCAACGGTGGAGAGCACTACATCTGCCGCCAGAGCGAGCACCGTTGCATCGACCTGCTTTCGCCCGATTGTCCGACCCTGTACATGACGGCAGGCGATCTGGCGAACGACGGTGTCGTCATCTTCGGAGCCCTCATGTCCCCGACGACGAGCCCTGGGCTTCGGGCTTCGGACCTGGTCCTCGAGCTGGCCCGCAGCGAGATCCGCGAGGCGGCCGGCGGCGGGCTCCCTGGCGTCGGAGCCAATGGGAAAAGGCGGCCCGTCGTCTTCGTCTCCTGCACGGGGGAGGTAAGAAAGCCCTCGATGGAGGCCTCCGCCAATCACCTGGTCAACAGATTGAAGGTTCCGGCCATCATCGGCCCGTTTGGTTCTTCCGATGTGTTGAACGTCGCCTCCAAATACACGTTGCCGGCGAAGGTCCTCATGCTGACCCCGGGCGGCTCATCGGAGCTCGTCGCCAACATCCAAAACCGAGGCCAACTTCTCTATCGCTACGACATGACCACACCGACCGTAACCTCGGCGAACGCGACACTTCTGCGTGACCACGTCGAAGGGCTCATTCGAGAGCGCAAGGGATTGACGGCACACGACAAGATCAAAGTCGGCTTTCTTTATCCGGGGGACGGGCTAGGCTGGGCCACCAGAGACCTTCTGTTCGAACGATTGTGGTTCAACGGGAGATCCGCGGCCGACAACGGAGATTACTATCTCCCCTCCGATTATGGCGACCCAGCCAGCACCGCGACGTTCCAGGCCACGACCGCGGCGGCAGCCAGCAACATGGCGGGCAAGCACCCCGATGTTCTCATCCTCGATGGCAGCGCTGGCAGCGAGCAAATGTTCGCGGCGATCCTTCGGGAGGAGAGCCGGGACGCCAATTTCAAGCCGTTCTATATTTTGCCGGAGGCGCTATCCCGGAGCACGGCGATCCCGACACAGATCAAGAACGATGAGATGCGCCTGCGGGTCCTCGGCGACATGCTGGGGCCGAGCGCCGACGATCCCACGTACAAAAGGTATGCGTCCCTCATTCGGAGCTCGCCGCTGTTCAAGCCCACCGATCCGCTACCTGGTCCGCACGTGTACGACGCGGCGTACATGCTCCACTATGCCGCGGCAGCCGTCGGTAGCGACCCCCTTACCGGCGAAAACATCGGCAAGGCCATGCAAAGGCTCTCCCCGCCGGCCGACATCTCCTTGAAGCTGGGCGTCCTGGGCGTCCCTGATGCGTTCAACGTGCTCAGCACCGGCGGCAGGGTCGATTTTCAAGGATATCGCGGACCGGAGGATTTCGATGCCAAGGGCGATATGAAGGTCGACCTTCTCTTCTGGTGCGTACCGCAAGTCGGCACCCCACAGAGAGAAACCGGAATGATGTTCTCCGCAACGAACGGAACGCTGGTGGGCACCAACAACTGCTTTCCAAAGCCTCCATCGTTCGCGCCATGA
- a CDS encoding LLM class oxidoreductase: MGHPGYVRMFAPNRLTMGIFLPLRFYRGDMSVLEGQGDLVTAIDHRGFAAVWVRDVPLFDPGFGDAGQVFDPFTYLAWLAAKTRRIALATGSAIFSLRHPIDLAKAAVTIDRVSGGRLVLGIASGDRPVEFPAYGIAMEHRAQRFAEAVTFFRRLVAPGRPQITSPLGQVSGADFLPKPATGRIPLIVTGSSRQSLEWVAAHADGWLSYPGASHDPSGPRELATKIAAWRALIPDGGFRPHMTNEWIDLVDNPSYPRTPLRGGFVLKTGRKGLIGLLGEWQAAGVNHAALGMQFAARPPAEIIQELAEEVLPHFPTLAGPAPRTNAW, from the coding sequence GTGGGCCATCCGGGCTACGTGCGCATGTTTGCGCCAAACCGGCTGACGATGGGCATCTTCCTACCGCTGCGCTTCTATCGCGGCGACATGAGCGTGCTCGAAGGTCAGGGCGACCTCGTCACCGCGATCGACCATCGCGGCTTTGCCGCCGTCTGGGTGCGCGACGTGCCCTTGTTCGACCCCGGCTTCGGCGATGCCGGGCAGGTCTTCGACCCATTCACCTATCTCGCGTGGCTCGCGGCGAAGACGCGGCGAATCGCGCTGGCGACGGGGAGCGCGATCTTCAGCTTGCGCCACCCGATCGATCTCGCCAAGGCGGCGGTGACCATCGACCGCGTGTCGGGCGGGCGGCTGGTGCTCGGCATCGCGTCCGGCGACCGCCCCGTCGAGTTCCCGGCTTATGGCATCGCCATGGAACATCGGGCCCAGCGGTTCGCCGAGGCCGTGACGTTCTTCCGCCGGCTCGTGGCGCCGGGGCGGCCGCAAATCACGTCGCCATTGGGCCAGGTGTCCGGCGCCGACTTCCTGCCCAAGCCGGCGACAGGCCGTATCCCGCTCATCGTGACCGGTTCGAGCCGTCAGTCGCTCGAATGGGTGGCTGCTCACGCCGATGGCTGGCTGTCGTATCCCGGCGCGAGCCACGATCCGTCCGGTCCGCGCGAGCTCGCCACCAAGATCGCGGCGTGGCGCGCGCTCATCCCGGACGGCGGTTTCCGCCCCCATATGACGAACGAATGGATCGACCTCGTCGACAATCCCTCCTATCCGCGCACCCCGCTTCGGGGCGGTTTCGTGCTCAAGACAGGCCGCAAGGGGCTCATCGGCTTGCTGGGCGAATGGCAGGCGGCCGGCGTCAACCACGCGGCGCTCGGGATGCAGTTCGCTGCGCGACCGCCGGCGGAGATCATCCAGGAGCTCGCGGAGGAGGTGCTGCCGCATTTTCCCACGCTCGCCGGTCCGGCGCCTCGGACCAACGCGTGGTGA
- a CDS encoding LysR substrate-binding domain-containing protein, which produces MGRVLPLLGLRAFAETGRHGSVRTAATAMGVTPGAVSQQIKLLEERLGVTLFERGNREIHLTAVGARLHGPIVRAFDGIEGALDDLEARQGRRSLTVSTVAAFAAWWLVPRLGRFTTANPDIEVRVEATAALVDLARDRVDVAIRHGLGEYPGYEAHRLMAPVLLPVASAALLAGGPPITKPKDILAYPLLQDSDRADWELWLRAFGVEDPRAERGPSFEDDVLLIRAAASGQGIALVRDIYAREELESRRLVLALDRPWPTRFAYYAVTRPGAAKRPGPVARFLVWLRAEASGENV; this is translated from the coding sequence ATGGGTCGCGTGCTTCCACTGCTCGGCCTGCGTGCTTTTGCCGAGACCGGACGACATGGCAGCGTCCGCACCGCGGCCACCGCCATGGGCGTGACACCTGGAGCCGTCAGTCAACAGATCAAGCTGCTCGAGGAGCGCCTTGGCGTGACCCTATTCGAGCGCGGCAACCGTGAGATCCATCTGACGGCGGTAGGTGCGCGCTTGCATGGGCCCATCGTGCGCGCCTTCGACGGCATCGAGGGCGCGCTCGACGATCTGGAAGCGCGCCAGGGCCGGAGGTCGCTGACGGTCAGTACGGTCGCGGCCTTCGCGGCGTGGTGGCTGGTACCTCGACTTGGGCGCTTCACGACGGCCAATCCCGACATCGAGGTGCGCGTGGAGGCAACCGCCGCGCTCGTGGATCTCGCGCGCGACCGGGTCGACGTCGCAATTCGACACGGCCTCGGCGAATACCCCGGATACGAGGCGCACCGGCTCATGGCACCCGTGCTGCTTCCCGTCGCGAGCGCCGCACTGCTCGCCGGCGGCCCACCCATCACCAAGCCGAAGGACATCCTTGCGTATCCGTTGTTGCAGGACAGCGACCGCGCCGATTGGGAGCTGTGGCTGCGGGCCTTTGGCGTCGAGGATCCTCGCGCCGAACGCGGCCCCAGCTTCGAGGACGACGTCTTGCTCATCCGCGCAGCCGCCTCCGGCCAGGGCATCGCCCTCGTCCGGGACATCTACGCGCGCGAGGAGCTCGAGAGCCGCCGCCTCGTGCTCGCGCTCGATCGCCCCTGGCCAACCCGCTTCGCGTACTACGCCGTCACGCGCCCCGGCGCCGCGAAACGCCCCGGGCCCGTCGCTCGCTTCCTTGTCTGGCTCCGGGCGGAGGCATCGGGCGAAAACGTTTAG
- the tnpB gene encoding IS66 family insertion sequence element accessory protein TnpB (TnpB, as the term is used for proteins encoded by IS66 family insertion elements, is considered an accessory protein, since TnpC, encoded by a neighboring gene, is a DDE family transposase.), translating into MLSLGPGIEIVLASAPVDLRRGHDGLVTLVQSLWKADPYSGTLFVFLGRRMDRVKILFFSAGGFVVYYKRLESGRFTLPRIPEGASRIDLDATSLTMLLDGVDLRLVRRTPMWKPAKTTAEAKKGIDIRRSA; encoded by the coding sequence GTGTTGAGTCTCGGGCCCGGCATCGAGATCGTCCTCGCGAGTGCGCCCGTCGACCTTCGGCGCGGACACGATGGCCTCGTGACGCTCGTGCAGTCTTTGTGGAAGGCCGACCCGTACAGTGGCACCCTCTTCGTGTTTCTTGGTCGCCGCATGGATCGCGTGAAGATCCTCTTCTTCAGCGCGGGCGGCTTCGTTGTCTATTACAAAAGGCTCGAATCTGGGCGCTTCACGCTGCCGCGGATCCCTGAAGGGGCCTCACGCATCGACCTCGACGCGACGTCGCTCACCATGCTGCTCGATGGTGTCGATCTTCGTCTCGTTCGACGCACACCGATGTGGAAACCCGCGAAGACGACCGCCGAAGCGAAAAAGGGGATCGACATTCGGCGGAGTGCATGA
- a CDS encoding SIR2 family protein, producing MQSVVMFFGAGASKPFGYLLTAQILPHIVRLASEGRLLASGGDGARRGFLERLRTLFPGASADDKGAVGLPQITDVLSLLDRLATDGNGLGPRFSADDARQTRHQLDRAIAEVLDGPADPPAIADSLKKRRQWADAVMRRIENGDRVTLITTNYDLLFERALYERMAEGCPFPALRKLAATIDCGFPWRMPLYGDQEPVAMRPERPRLAVFKLHGSLNWLRCNVCGYIYINPRGAIYHQAYANEPPPPMCIIHAHAAPGRCTPSW from the coding sequence ATGCAAAGCGTCGTCATGTTCTTTGGTGCGGGCGCATCGAAGCCATTTGGATATCTGCTGACCGCGCAAATCCTTCCCCACATCGTGCGGCTTGCATCCGAGGGCCGACTCTTGGCGTCGGGCGGCGATGGCGCACGTCGTGGGTTTCTCGAGCGCTTGAGAACTCTCTTCCCCGGCGCATCGGCCGATGACAAAGGCGCGGTGGGACTCCCCCAGATCACCGATGTTCTCTCGCTCTTGGATCGCCTCGCCACCGACGGCAATGGCCTCGGTCCGCGATTCTCGGCCGACGACGCACGCCAGACGCGCCATCAGCTCGACCGAGCCATCGCCGAGGTACTGGACGGTCCCGCCGATCCGCCCGCGATCGCGGACTCGTTGAAAAAGAGACGCCAGTGGGCCGATGCGGTGATGCGTCGCATAGAAAACGGCGACCGCGTAACGCTCATTACGACCAACTACGATCTTCTGTTCGAGCGTGCGCTCTACGAGCGCATGGCCGAGGGCTGCCCCTTTCCGGCCCTGCGGAAACTCGCGGCCACCATCGACTGCGGATTTCCGTGGCGCATGCCGCTCTACGGCGACCAAGAGCCCGTGGCCATGCGGCCCGAACGCCCAAGGCTCGCCGTGTTCAAGCTGCATGGCTCGCTCAACTGGCTGCGCTGCAATGTCTGCGGTTACATCTATATCAACCCGCGCGGCGCCATCTATCACCAAGCCTACGCCAACGAACCCCCCCCCCCGATGTGCATAATACATGCACATGCGGCGCCTGGCCGCTGCACCCCGTCCTGGTAA
- a CDS encoding MFS transporter — MRDKALVWEASHRNRVATVIVSLIALFLIPFTLSGASVALTRITADLHTTLAATQWIVNGYCATFAGFMLVTGSLADRYGRRRMFLAGVALFSICALVSALATNIVLLDLARVVAGIGAAATVTGASAVLAQAFTGAARTRIFGLFGATIGLGLAFGPSMAGLLMGSFGWRSAFGLPGVIGLITLAFFRLLPESRHAVTATMDWAGTAAFTSALMALILVVVEGPELGWTSPLVLIALLGSLVLFPLFIRIERRVSDPMLDLRLLTSPRFLGPSIAMVAIVAVFGPLVVYLPSYFMATQALTAARAGALVLLLTGPMLVVPILCGMVTHWVNPSTQVLASLVMVGAGAAWFAGTDRYIGPLLLMGIGIAIATGLLDGMAVGSMPAEQAGMASGLFNTIKLTGETLAIAIVGSVLSARTSGTLAGAEYPAAMDLSLWVLSALCMGAALLVAALFRTQRRKRGAKARDVPTDEKGQAPLYVGKT; from the coding sequence ATGCGGGATAAAGCCCTCGTATGGGAAGCGTCTCATCGGAATCGCGTCGCGACGGTCATCGTCTCGCTGATAGCGTTGTTCCTCATTCCCTTTACCCTCAGCGGAGCGTCCGTCGCGCTCACTCGGATCACCGCGGATCTGCACACCACGCTCGCGGCCACGCAATGGATCGTCAACGGGTACTGCGCGACCTTCGCGGGCTTCATGCTGGTGACCGGCTCGCTCGCGGACCGGTACGGCCGCCGTCGAATGTTCCTCGCGGGCGTCGCATTGTTTTCGATATGCGCGCTGGTGAGCGCGCTGGCCACCAACATCGTGTTGCTCGATCTGGCCCGCGTCGTGGCTGGAATCGGCGCGGCCGCCACGGTGACCGGTGCCAGCGCGGTACTCGCGCAGGCCTTCACCGGCGCGGCGCGGACCAGGATCTTCGGTCTGTTCGGCGCGACCATTGGGCTGGGTCTCGCCTTCGGCCCTAGCATGGCTGGGCTGCTCATGGGGTCGTTCGGCTGGCGCAGCGCGTTCGGGCTGCCCGGCGTGATTGGCCTTATCACGTTGGCATTTTTCCGGCTCCTCCCCGAATCACGCCATGCCGTGACGGCCACGATGGATTGGGCGGGCACGGCGGCGTTCACCTCCGCCCTGATGGCGCTGATCCTGGTGGTCGTGGAGGGGCCGGAGCTGGGTTGGACGTCTCCGCTCGTGCTGATCGCATTACTGGGATCGTTGGTGCTGTTCCCGCTGTTCATCCGGATCGAACGGCGAGTCTCCGATCCCATGCTGGATCTGCGGCTGCTGACCTCTCCGAGGTTCCTCGGACCGAGCATCGCCATGGTGGCGATTGTCGCGGTGTTCGGCCCGCTGGTGGTGTATCTGCCCTCGTACTTCATGGCCACGCAGGCCCTAACGGCGGCTCGGGCGGGGGCTCTCGTCCTCCTGCTGACCGGGCCAATGCTGGTGGTGCCGATCCTATGCGGGATGGTCACCCACTGGGTGAACCCGTCAACCCAGGTGCTCGCGTCACTGGTGATGGTCGGCGCGGGCGCAGCCTGGTTCGCCGGCACGGACAGGTACATAGGGCCACTGCTCCTGATGGGCATTGGGATCGCCATCGCAACTGGCCTGCTGGACGGCATGGCGGTCGGCAGCATGCCCGCTGAGCAGGCGGGGATGGCCTCGGGCCTGTTCAACACCATCAAGCTGACCGGGGAAACCCTCGCCATCGCCATCGTCGGCTCGGTGCTGAGCGCTCGAACCTCCGGCACTTTGGCCGGCGCGGAGTACCCGGCCGCCATGGACCTCTCGTTGTGGGTGCTCAGCGCACTGTGCATGGGTGCGGCATTGCTCGTCGCGGCCCTATTCCGAACACAACGCCGGAAACGCGGCGCGAAAGCCCGCGACGTGCCGACCGACGAGAAAGGGCAGGCTCCTTTGTACGTAGGTAAAACGTAG
- a CDS encoding alpha/beta hydrolase yields the protein MRPRVSVLFCSFLVSLSPFPILAGCGQSAPPSPSLRTPPLDPPAFTTSVSGRGRMVVFIPDLQAPGAVWDTTIEHLGGRVEAHVVDVAGFAGNAPTTGPLMPKLRDGLARYLRERHARDAIVVGHMFGGAMAFWLAMTEPDLVGGVVAVDAPPSMGNGAADADTEEHRRALLMADSEKFARMTKRRMETSVLDPERANWLVERAVRSSPRAIADAFYDMATRDLRPQIGTIRAPVLVLRTTGNIPRDDLLEAERYYRDQLAPIANHELVMVEGAKHYVMFDAPETFFAHLDRFLARGPQRVAP from the coding sequence ATGCGACCGCGCGTATCCGTTCTTTTCTGCTCGTTTCTCGTCTCCTTATCGCCCTTTCCGATCCTCGCAGGCTGCGGACAATCCGCACCGCCATCGCCATCGCTGCGCACACCTCCGCTGGACCCGCCGGCGTTCACGACATCGGTATCCGGCCGCGGGCGCATGGTGGTGTTCATTCCCGACTTGCAAGCACCGGGCGCCGTCTGGGACACGACGATCGAGCACCTCGGCGGCCGGGTCGAGGCGCATGTCGTCGACGTCGCCGGATTCGCGGGCAACGCCCCCACGACGGGACCGCTCATGCCCAAGCTGCGCGACGGTCTGGCGCGCTATCTCCGGGAGCGCCATGCCAGGGACGCGATTGTCGTGGGTCACATGTTCGGCGGGGCCATGGCATTCTGGCTCGCCATGACCGAGCCGGATCTCGTCGGCGGGGTCGTTGCCGTGGACGCACCGCCTTCGATGGGGAACGGCGCTGCGGATGCGGACACGGAGGAGCATCGTCGGGCGCTCCTCATGGCCGATTCGGAGAAATTCGCGCGCATGACGAAGCGCCGCATGGAGACCAGCGTGCTCGATCCGGAGCGCGCCAACTGGCTCGTCGAAAGGGCCGTACGTTCCTCCCCGCGCGCGATCGCAGACGCCTTCTACGATATGGCGACCCGCGATTTACGTCCGCAGATTGGCACCATCCGAGCCCCGGTGCTCGTGCTCCGAACCACGGGCAACATCCCCCGCGACGATTTGCTCGAGGCCGAGCGGTACTACCGGGACCAACTCGCTCCCATTGCGAACCATGAGCTCGTGATGGTCGAAGGCGCGAAGCATTACGTCATGTTCGATGCGCCCGAGACCTTCTTCGCCCACCTCGATCGTTTTCTCGCGCGTGGCCCCCAACGCGTCGCTCCATGA
- a CDS encoding IS66 family transposase: MQAELEVLKRAFARRTEKMGKMPKIARPPRTPAEIAERRTEQALLRAEHIVTEEKTEPVPETLKKCHLCGGTNFRSVGTGKPSEVYSYVPGYFRRVVHTREVVACRCGGCVITAPPPERWSDKTRYDSSFVAHLVVSKCLVVTPLYRLEQSFARLGMPIARSTMNDLFRRAAQKLEPLRAPLFDVIKKDFLVHVDETSFTLTKQTAKAFIWAFVGKRLTGYRFELTRGGDAPLEVLGDSPGAFLCDDYRGYDPLEKRGLRQRCGCLAHVRRKFFETGEVPEAKEALDLIAGMYGVEHEAEHRAFLGTAEHLALRRTYARPLFVRLLLLSRELRRAHGPKTLLGRAAHYVWRNLRPLGRFLRDPRIRLDNNLAENALRLIALGRKNFLFVHSEDAGKELALLYSLVVSCTRVAINPVEYIADVLERIDKTADDNLSNLLPDRWKPHAIASPSTFFDA, encoded by the coding sequence ATGCAGGCCGAGCTCGAGGTGCTCAAACGCGCCTTCGCCAGGCGTACCGAGAAGATGGGCAAGATGCCCAAGATCGCGCGGCCACCGAGGACGCCAGCGGAGATCGCCGAGCGCCGCACGGAGCAGGCTTTGCTTCGCGCGGAACACATCGTCACAGAAGAGAAGACGGAGCCCGTGCCCGAGACGCTGAAGAAGTGTCATCTTTGCGGCGGCACGAATTTTCGCAGCGTCGGCACCGGCAAGCCATCCGAGGTTTACTCGTACGTCCCGGGCTACTTCCGACGTGTTGTGCACACGCGCGAGGTCGTCGCGTGTCGATGCGGTGGATGCGTCATTACCGCGCCGCCGCCGGAGCGTTGGTCGGACAAGACGCGGTACGATTCGAGCTTCGTTGCGCACCTCGTCGTCTCGAAGTGCCTTGTCGTCACGCCGCTTTATCGTCTCGAGCAGTCGTTCGCGCGGCTCGGTATGCCCATCGCACGAAGCACGATGAATGACTTGTTCCGGCGTGCGGCGCAAAAGCTCGAGCCCCTCCGAGCCCCGCTCTTCGACGTCATCAAGAAGGACTTCCTCGTCCATGTCGACGAGACGTCGTTTACGCTGACGAAGCAAACCGCGAAGGCGTTTATCTGGGCCTTTGTTGGCAAGCGCCTCACGGGATATCGCTTTGAGCTCACGCGTGGTGGCGATGCTCCACTCGAGGTCCTCGGTGATTCGCCTGGCGCATTTCTGTGCGACGATTATCGTGGATATGACCCGCTCGAGAAGCGAGGACTCCGTCAGCGATGTGGCTGTCTCGCTCACGTTCGTCGGAAATTTTTCGAGACCGGGGAGGTGCCCGAAGCGAAGGAAGCACTCGACCTCATCGCCGGAATGTACGGTGTCGAGCACGAGGCAGAGCATCGCGCGTTCCTTGGCACGGCCGAGCATCTCGCGCTGCGGCGCACCTATGCACGGCCTCTATTTGTCCGATTACTTCTGCTTTCTCGCGAACTTCGTCGTGCACACGGACCGAAGACGTTGCTCGGTCGTGCCGCGCACTATGTATGGCGCAACCTGCGCCCGCTCGGCCGTTTTCTCCGCGATCCGCGCATCCGCCTGGACAATAACTTGGCAGAAAATGCCCTTAGGCTCATCGCTCTTGGCCGGAAAAATTTTCTATTTGTCCACAGCGAGGACGCCGGTAAGGAGCTCGCACTGCTCTACTCACTGGTCGTTTCGTGCACACGCGTTGCCATCAATCCCGTTGAGTACATCGCGGACGTCCTCGAACGCATCGACAAGACCGCCGACGACAATCTCTCGAACCTCCTGCCCGATCGCTGGAAACCACACGCGATCGCATCACCCTCGACGTTTTTCGACGCTTAG